Proteins from one Kwoniella shivajii chromosome 1, complete sequence genomic window:
- a CDS encoding amino-acid acetyltransferase, mitochondrial, whose product MRSAVRALLSPVRGRALAVATRAGATTNTNVIHKRYKHDSQTLRDIASEDNDFILSILQASPSVRDSRSYLSSFAPPPSETDILSPQSVPSDTSTSTKGITPDPNPLVNSLLNPILRRPALVKIQGPFTDAQLDSICRGMAHLQKLGLVSVIVVDRDDLPSTESKDRFEAQRQRTIVRHEVERVVHFLSRHRSIARPIFSTVARIHKNDLGENTNTNTNTTANTNEDVFIEEEGLDHVRRAVQEGEIPVLLPVALDEGCRSRRISSNKVLSALANSMGINGTNNLEQQNIASTSTSTSTSTSSSTSTSASQFDLTPLRLLIINREGGIPSYARNGLPHLSINLASEFQYINRTFDTSWKETHPTSLSNLSLARGCLEHMPKESSALVVSHRSPAAMIANLITNKPSYSASLPHALLVESEGRITRDTPTIIRKGLPVRVLRSMEEVDKVKLTKLLETSFRRKLDENNFWKRLENDLDFVIVVGDYAGAAICTLEGKNTIHEKEGGQELKQEQEPICYLDKFAVHPSHQGDGTVDFLWVALRDETYGLGLLDASNPSIGSLRGVGKGRDLVWRSRSDNPVNKWYFERSSGFVKTKDGKWKVFWCDAEQRLKELWREREFGGGRLVKVVENEEKGRTDWWENQIGAIKSAWAA is encoded by the exons ATGAGGTCAGCTGTAAGGGCTTTGCTGTCACCTGTAAGGGGGCGAGCGTTAGCTGTAGCTACTCGAGCAGGGGCGACGACCAATACAAACGTCATA CATAAAAGGTATAAACACGATTCTCAAACACTTCGTGATATAGCCAGTGAAGATAAT gatttcatcctttccatctTGCAAGCTTCACCTTCCGTACGAGATTCTCGTTCTTACCTATCATCCTTTGCACCACCGCCTTCAGAGACCGATATACTCTCACCACAAAGTGTTCCTTCAgatacatcaacatcaacgaaAGGAATTACACCTGATCCCAATCCACTTGTGAATTCACTACTAAATCCGATATTGCGTCGACCTGCATTAGTGAAAATCCAAGGACCATTCACCGATGCACAATTAGATTCGATATGTAGGGGAATGGCACATTTACAGAAATTGGGTTTGGTCAGTGTTATAGTTGTTGATagagatgatttaccttcaacagaatcaaaagaTAGATTTGAAGCTCAACGTCAACGTACAATAGTCAGACATGAAGTTGAACGTGTAGTACATTTTCTATCAAGACATAGATCAATAGCAAGACCAATATTCTCAACTGTAGCTAGAATACATAAGAACGATCTCGGtgaaaatacaaatacaaatacaaatacaacTGCAAATACGAATGAAGACGTTTttatagaagaagaaggtttagatCATGTCAGAAGAGCAGttcaagaaggtgaaataCCAGTTTTATTACCTGTTGCTTTAGATGAAGGTTgtagatcaagaagaatatcttCAAATAAAGTCTTATCGGCTTTGGCTAATTCTATGGGTATAAACGGTACCAACAACTTGGAACAACAGAATATCgcatcaacttcaacttcaacctcaacctcaacctcgtcgtcaacttcaacctCAGCAAGTCAATTTGATCTAACACCATTGAGATTACTTATAATCAACCGTGAAGGTGGTATACCTTCATATGCAAGAAATGGATTACCAcatttatcaatcaatctaGCATCAGAATTTCAGTATATCAATCGAACATTTGATACATCATGGAAAGAAACACATCCTACTTCCCTGTCTAATCTATCTTTAGCGAGAGGATGTCTGGAACATATGCCAAAAGAATCTTCTGCATTAGTCGTCTCACATAGATCACCAGCTGCTATGATAGCCAATCTGATAACGAACAAACCTTCTTATTCAGCTTCTCTACCACATGCTCTATTGGTAGAATCAGAAGGTAGAATAACAAGGGATACTCCTACGATCATCAGAAAAGGTTTACCAGTAAGGGTATTAAGATcaatggaagaagtagatAAAGTTAAATTAACGAAATTGTTAGAGACTTCTTTCAGAAGGAAGCTGGACGAAAATAATTTTTGGAAAAGATTAGAAAATGATTTGGatttcgtcatcgtcgtGGGTGATTACGCAGGTGCAGCGATATGCACGCTAGAAGGAAAGAATACAATCCacgagaaagaaggaggacaAGAACTaaaacaagaacaagaaccTATCTGTTATCTCGATAAATTTGCCGTTCATCCATCACATCAAGGAGATGGAACAGTCGATTTCTTATGGGTAGCATTACGTGATGAGACGTATGGATTAGGTTTATTAGATGCTTCGAATCCTTCTATTGGATCTCTCAGAGGTGTGGGTAAAGGTAGAGATTTAGTTTGGAGAAGTAGATCAGATAACCCAGTTAATAAATGGTATTTTGAAAGATCAAGTGGATTCGTAAAAACAAAAGACGGTAAATGGAAAGTGTTTTGGTGTGATGCGGAAcaaagattgaaagaattatggagagaaagagaatttggtggtggaagaTTAGTGAAAGTCgttgaaaatgaagagaaaggtaGGACCGATTGGTGGGAAAATCAAATTGGTGCTATCAAAAGTGCATGGGCTGCTTAG
- a CDS encoding argininosuccinate lyase has product MAAEQDFTKRKLWGGRFTGSTDPLMHEFNQSLKYDKRMYAADVKGSIAFSKALLKAGIVNEHEQKEIERGLKVVESEWAEGKFAVQPDDEDIHTANERRLSEIIGKDIGGKLHTGRSRNDQVATDMRIWLMEESTIIEGYLKDFLNVMVSRAEKEVDAVMPGYTHLQRAQPVRWSHLLLSHTQSFLSDLERLRQLQPRISVLPLGSAALAGNPYSLDRELLRKELGFNSIGENSMHAVADRDFIVEWLQWASLLQIHMSRMAEDLIIYSSAEFGFVQLSDAYSTGSSIMPQKKNPDSLELLRGKSGRTFGQMAGFMMFLKGVPSTYNKDLQEDKEPLFDAVDTISAALRIAEGVIATLTINPEKMFAALTMDMLATDVADYLVRKGVPFRETHHISGRSVALAEQTKVQISDLALEQWKDLSEHFTEDVHDIFNFENSVEKRNAIGGPARIMIKRQVEVARQRIGN; this is encoded by the exons ATGGCTGCTGAACAAGACTTCACAAAGCGAAAGTTATGGGG TGGTCGATTCACCGGCTCGACCGATCCTTT AATGCACGAGTTCAATCAATCTCTCAAATACGATAAGCGAATGTACGCAGCAGATGTCAAAGGATCCATTGCGTTCTCAAAAGCTTTGTTAAAAGCCGGTATCGTCaatgaacatgaacaaaaagagattgaaagaggATTGAAGGTTGTCGAAAGTGAATGGGCTGAaggcaag TTCGCTGTTCAACCTGATGACGAGGATATTCACACCGCCAACGAAAGACGATTATCCGAGATAATCGGTAAAGATATTGGAGGTAAATTACATACTGGTAGAAGTAGGAACGATCAAGTTGCCACGGATATGAGAATCTGGCTT atggaagaatctACTATTATCGAAGGATATTTGAAAGATTTCTTGAATGTGATGGTATCCagagctgaaaaagaagtaGATGCAGTCATGCCTGGATATACACATCTTCAAAGAGCTCAACCCGTTAGATGGTCGCACTTATTATTATCACATACACAATCATTCTTATCTGATTTAGAAAGACTTCGTCAATTACAACCTAGAATTTCAGTTTTACCTTTAGGttcagctgctttagctgGTAATCCTTATTCACTCGATCGAGAGTTGTTAAGAAAAGAATTGGGATTCAATTCAATCGGTGAAAATTCAATGCACGCTGTTGCCGATAGGGATTTCATCGTTGAATGGTTACAATGGGCTAGTTTATTACAAATTCATATGAGTAGAATGGCAGAAGATTTAATCATTTATTCAAGTGCTGAATTTGGTTTTGTTCAATTAAGTGATGCTTATTC CACCGGATCATCCATCATGCCTCAAAAGAAAAACCCCGATTCATTGGAATTGCTTCGTGGTAAATCAGGAAGAACATTCGGTCAAATGGCAGGTTTCATGATGTTCTTGAAAGGTGTTCCATCAACCTATAACAAAGATCTacaagaagacaaagaaccTTTGTTCGATGCTGTTGATACTATCTCGGCTGCTTTGAGAATCGCAGAAGGAGTCATCGCTACTTTGACC ATCAACCCCGAGAAGATGTTCGCAGCACTTACCATGGACATGTTGGCGACTGACGTTGCTGATTACCTCGTTCGAAAAGGAGTACCATTCAGAGAAACACATCATATATCAGGTCGATCAGTAGCTTTGGCAGAACAGACTAAAGTACAAATCTCAGATTTGGCTTTGGAGCAATGGAAAGATTTAAGTGAACACTTCACTGAAGATGTACATGATATTTTCAACTTCGAAAATTCAGTTGAAAAAAGAAATGCTATTGGTGGTCCAGCTAGAATCATGATTAAAAGACAAGTCGAAGTTGCCAGACAAAGGATTGGTAACTAG